From the Trifolium pratense cultivar HEN17-A07 linkage group LG4, ARS_RC_1.1, whole genome shotgun sequence genome, the window aaaaaaaagacataaaaaaatattgcaaaattGAAGGTGAAAAATGAATGCAGCCCCTGTTTTCTTCGTGTCCCTATGGAACTTACATGGTGGTGCGATTTGCCACATGATCCAAAGCATGACTCATGCCACGTGTAGCAGCAAGAAGCCATCAACTTTATTTTCTCCTTGAATGATGATGTGTCAACATGTTATAGGGAGATGATTCCTTCATTCCTTTAAGGGTTGCGATTTGTTCGCAGGGGCATATAAAAATCAACTTTCTTTTGTAACCTAATTCACGCAGACTTTTGGAGAAAAAGTGGAGATCAAGCAAACAACATCACGCCGAAACCACCGAGAGAGCTGCACTTCATATGGTTTATTTCATATTTCctatgattattaattttattatgagGAGCTAAATCTCTATTGATTAGAATTAGTAGATGATCTTCCTTGAATTGATTTGAACCATGTAAATTGTTGAGGATCCTTGGGACCTTTTTAGTATTATTGTTATTCAGTTATTTCTGCGCTTAATGCTTTTTATGAATTGAAGAatttatgaattgaatttaggaaTCGAATGATTACTAACCATAATTTTTGAAACCCGaatttaaaataattgtttGGTCAATAGTCGTTTTAGAGATATCAGATTATTGTACTATGATAAGGAGAATTAAAGAGCATAAATCTTTCGATGAATTTGAATtgacctaagacattaggaaattatttttatggaaaaggGTTCTTAGTCATTAACACTGGTCTGAACTATTTAGTTAATTCATCGTGACAATAAGAGTGAAAAGGTAGCTTAGGACCGCATTTACCAAATCATGAAGAGGAAGTGAATCGAAAATTCTAATCATCTCTTTAATCGTTTGCAATCatcacttttaattttaattgttttataaaCCAACTTTGCTTAGCAAATCCCCCTGCATTTACATTCCTAAATACGATACAGTTGTcttgtcgagattgaaacaatccctgtggatacgaatttaatttattacttaacgataaattagtacacttgctaattttGTCATCAGCTTCCTCAGCTGAAATCCTGCTATTTGGGCATAGGCAAAGCATTTTCTGTCCAACACAAAACACCCACATTAAATAAACTTTCAGTAGATCAATAAATGATTTTAAGCAACTAATTTTCAATCTGCTTAGGATGAGACTATATTTTCATCCATATACTATAACATTATGATACTGTGTTATTTTCTATGGTACATAAGTACATTGATACTTTTTAGACAAttgtgtaaaatattttactaTGTTAGTGCATAATAGATAAATTCTTATTGTAAAAAACAATTCATAAAGATACGAGGCAGTTAATTTACCGAAAGAAGATCAAGACCATCTGGTTCAAGCTTAGGGAATTCAGCTGCAAGGTCCTACAAAATCCAATAGTTTCCATACAATACTTATTGGCTGGcctaaatttataaaatgaaaTGGAACAAAAAACTGATCAAAAAACCTGCAAAACATGAATACCTTCGGCTTTATGGGAGGGTCAAATGCTTCAAATTCAATAAAGCTGCACATAGAAGCCACACCAGGCCAGTTTTCTTCTGTTGGCATGCCAAGCAAACTTCACATATTAaaatatccaattaattaatttagctTGTTTCAAAAGTGCAGAGAAATCATACAAATAGAAATAGTCATAGTTACTGTGTTTTGATGAAATTACCAAAATATCTCGGTCAATATCTTCGGTCCATCGTTACCAATAAACAGAGGTTGGAACTTAATCATCTCAGCAAATATGCAGCCCATAGACCAGATATAGTTGGTAAAACCCAGCAAAAGTTCAGGTGCTTTATAACAAGGATCACCCATCtgaaaatcaaaaataaaattacaaaagcaTTAATTTCATCAAATAAACTACACCATCTAACTCAAATTCTAATTATGATATTGGGGTATGCTTCTAGTTTTAGTTCTAAGAAGGAAATAAAAAGAAGACTAAAGTATTATACATTAATAGAGTATGGTGAAAGAGGAGGTTCAATAGATTTTGCCACACCATCTTCAATGCACTGATCTCATGGTTTTTAAATGAAAGCAGAACATTATTAGGTTTCAGATCTCTGTGTATAATTTTCTGCACATGAAGGTATGCCAATCCAGAAAGAGCTTGACGTAGAAAAGGCTGCAAGGACAAGAGAAAAATGAGTTATAGCTTCCTTGTTTGCAtctaatatataaaaactatCAAACTTCAaacataagtaaaaaaaatgaacatgtTATTCTTATAGAAGCACAATAAATTATCAAACAATCATATTGAATAAAACTAACAGAAAACAAAGgtatatatcatatatgcaaTTTTTACTAGAATCACACAAAGTTTTTCTGTAGCACTACTTTACACACAATCGTTAACAAAAATTCACTTACTTTTCCCAGTTTTAGAACGTCAATAGGGAACGGAGTGGCAAGGAATTTTTTAAGACTAACGTCAATATACTCGAAAACGAGAAACACATCTTCCATATCCAGATCAGTTCTTAGCACTGTATGCAATCTGTAGATAACAGCAAatcatacatatatattatataacgAATCATCAAACAATggaacatatatattataaagaaTGAACATATATAACGAATAACAGAAACATTTAAAGAATGAACATATAAATGTTGTATTTAAATCACAGAAACAATAAATGTAACAAGTCATGAATGTAAGTAAAACTTATGAAAcagaatcaaattaattaaataagctGATCaataaaggaaagaaaatgaTTAACTTGACTATATTGGGATGGTTTAACGTTTTGAGGATAGAGAAGTGATTCAAGATACTGTATGGAATTCCATTGCTTTTCTGGTCTTCTGGAATGGTTAAAATCTTCATAGCTACAACCTCCTTGGTAGATTTCAACTTGCACTTGAACATCTCACCGAACCTTGGACCTTCAGCACGTATCAGCTCAAAATCTTTGTAGTCATGAGTTATCGCATCCCATTGATCTGGTGTTAGAAACGGTCTGCATAATATAATCAAAATGAATCATTCATTTCTTCTAATTCAGACAACTGAATCATTCatttcataaaatcaaatatcaccaATTGAATCAttcatttcaaattaaaatcaaaatgaatCAGAATTTTGTAAACAGAACAATCAATATCAAAATTGAATCATTTATTTCTTCTAATTCACACAATTGAATCACtcatttcataaaataaaatatcaagaatTGAATCATTCGTTtcaaattaaaaccaaaatgaATCAGAATTTCCTGAACAGAACGATCAATATCAACAATTGAAACATTCATTTCTTCTGATTAActcaatttcaatatttttgaagaacaaaaagaaattcaaGAACAGAGAATCTgagtaaaagaaaaatgaaaattaagtgAAAATTGAAACTCTACAATTGCAATCTATTGATTAtcagataaaacggtaattaatctctctctctctgtaactccaaatttagtggagtttgattatgtggaaaactaacttgattgcggtcgtttcggtatcagtttggtgaattattgatccaaattgagttctgtgcgaagctttgaacttgaggctcagaagcatatttttttgcagaattttggtggggcaaatccaacaaattataaaatagggggggtaaaattctgcattttaaaataggggtaaaattccgcatttttcataACAGGGAGGTAAAACTGTATTTAAGcgaagaataaatttaaaacctAATAAAATGTGATATGAAAAAAGAAGTGATATGCAtgtacaataaaataattacattaatttttttttgaacggcaaaatTTAAGATGTTACTTCATGTGCATgcaaagtatttttttttttttacaaactgcaaaatattttatttaatattttatttaagttGTGCATAATTCTGAAAAGTCAATTGCAGTCATTGGAATGATTAGATGAgttgaaaaacaataaataatagtgCACTGGCGAATTCCAAAAATCGCCATATGAACTTTAAATTCTGGTATCATTAGGATGATGTTATCTCAGATGTCCCAACAATtgctttatgaataatgttgtacTTATTGTTGACACATATGACGAAACATGTATAAAATGTCAggaagtaaataaactgcacaagtaattgttaacctaGTTCAGCCGACTGCCTACTCTGgagataccaatccaggaaggaaatccactaatagctctagttactaagacctcagCAAACCatcggtttacgtcttataacttcgacactactcatgcaacttctgcctaggaactcctagacatgagatctcATCTCACCTCCACTcaaccaacacaacctgtgttgttcatacaATGTTGAATACAATGTGGTGACAATCACTGTGACAATactttactcttgcttaaaagcttcgagtaaatcacacacagttaactccgtacttcaaagcttaggagtaaccttaaaacatacacaacaaactcagttcttagcttgtgttatagaatccacaagaaAGAATCACAATTAACAAATACAAACACTTTGACTCAATATATAAAACTCAAATGTATAAATTCGATTCAATTGAGATACTTTGTCTTGgtcttggtcttcgtatatatagtgAGCTAGCACGCTCCACTCTCTTCAAGATAGATAGGACGCTCCTCCATTCATAAAGGTGATCTGATCCAATTTCAATGATCATCAAAGATAGATCAAAACATTCCTAAAGTGTTTAAATGACTTCAGGAGATAAACAAGCCATAAAGATAATCCATTAAATCTGACTTAATTCAAGAacacctgatcagatcaaatcctTATAAAAAACGCGCTCTTatgtggatttccatatatagcagatactcgtattaaatgcgcgagatttccttagcAAATAACATGTTGTAACTAATGTTGTAaccagtggcggagctagcccgaaaaattggggcgggccgctacaaatataaatcgaatatgcaaaagaaattactaaaaaaatgacatatCATATTGAGAGTCTGTCTAGTAtggatatctcaaaaatagttaaaaggtggaccattaacatgtttattaaataaattttaatttatataaaaaaaaaacatgtttattaaataaattttaaaaatatattatgaaatatattttatgtcaaatgtgtaaacttcatactttttaattagtttttgtatttatgtttataatattatatgcatctctctaacaaaaatttaaatttttttaacaaaagattgatcaaatataaatttttatgcacaaactctattttaaataaaaattggagtacttttttctccaaaacaatatacttgaatacttcaacaaaataaattacacattttaagacatctataaattattaaacaatcaaacattagaagggatgctaattaaaaagtatatttgaatGATTTGAATTCTGGGACGTACAAATAGCGGGGCTTTGAAACTCCCGCGAAATGCAAACCTGTTAAAGAATACTGGATTTTAtggtttgaaacccccgcaaaacaaaatataacaaactaCACAGACTGTTTAGCGGGGGTTTATAGCCGCCGCTACATATtatacctatgaaaaaaaaattaaaaattctggggcgggccatggccctgtccagcccatgaaGGGCTCCGCCCCTGGTTGTAACATGttgtccaacatcttgcttgtatatttgttttagcaaaatgaggccaattcaaatatccaacagatTTCCCCAACAACAAGTGCCTAACGATAGGCTATGACTCGGTCATAAGATGAGGGTGAAGCCTACAAAATAGGTCACGTGAGATATTCTACTCCATTTATCGCGGGATCAACCGCTCCACTCCTTTATGGAGTCAACCTCGCTAAGACAAATACCTAAAGGACCTATATATAGAAAACCCTAGCATGGTGAAGgatcatcatattttttaaatatgcaCTTATTCCAAGACTTAACCTCAGAGCATTTCCTACTAAGTATCAATATAAACTTTCTGCATAAATAGTATATATTAATGAGAAAAGAATACTTCATTGATAATCTaaggtaaaattaatttaagacAAAAAAAGTCAAATGAAATACTTTTTGAGTTTAACGGAGATGCACTgaccgtgtaaaatagttttacacgaccATCCAATAAAAAACTATCAACTTGCCAtatcatatcaagaaagtgggggtGACGTGGCAGAAAatatggttggtattggttgacaatgtaaaattatgcatttttatttttctcatactTTTTATGAGATGGCGAAAgtattagaatattttttatgcattGTAAGTGTAAAATGTTTACACCGTCAACTAATCACCAATTATTATTTGGAAGCTTTTAAAGTTAAATACGACAAAAATGAAACTTTCGAAAGTAAGGGAACAATTATGAGTGCTTTGCCAACGTAAAAATCAATCAATGTATATAAATTACTCCCTCCGcgacaatatataagcaaaaattaactttttaggttcattgcatatttaatgtatttgtctTATAATATAGcccagatacattaaatatgtaATGAACCTAGAAAtgtgacttttgcttatatattgtcgCGGAGAGTGTAGTTCTTATTATAcggaaaattataaattgtaaaataTATCTTTAAGAATTCAAACTTAACTTACACTTTTGGCATAGCACTATAGGGGACGAGGATGATCCTCTTTGGCAACCAGTGAGAGGACGTCTcagaaaagggaaaggaaaaaatGATCACAGGCCTGATATTGCTACAGCAGCGAGAACTTCTAGAGAGAATAGTGACAATCTCACTTCGTATTTCTTCACGGATTTTCCGAACAGTTTTGGTGCAAAAGCGATGTTCAATGCTTTTCAATATTATGGGGATATCAAAGAGGTTGTTATTCCAACCAAACGCGACAAAGGCAGAAGAAGGTTCGGATTCGATCGATTCAACCGAGTAGTAGACACTGAATTGGATAATATTATTATTGGGAGAGGCAAAATTTCGGTCAATTTGTCACGTTTTCAACGTCATGAAGATTCAAGGAAGAAAGACTGCAGAAGTGATGTTAGGAGGGATACAAGAGACAGTCAGAAACCTGAAGAAAGAAATAGCAAGGAGAGTAGGGGTCGCTCAAAACTCCATTTTGCACAGAAACCAAATTAGCCACGAGAAGAGGAAACATCATACGCTCACGCGGTAAGGAACGGTAGCCATTCGAGACAGGCGAAGGGACACCCTCCTTTAGTCCTAGCATACGAAGCGGAGAATGCGGATATGGAGAGATTAAAGAAGGCTTTTGTCGAGAAAGTTGTGCAACCGGGGATGTTGCATAACATTCAAAACGCATTCCATAGACAAGGTTATTTTGGTGTAAAGGTCACTCCTTTAGGGTCAAATTTGACTCTACTAGAAGGACAAGAGGCCGGCGAAGTGCAAGCGTTGATGGAAGATGCAAAAGGATGGTTGGAGCAATGGTTTAAGGAGATCCATCCTTGGGATCCCAAAGTAATGGATGTCAAAAGAACTATTTGGCTAAGGATTTATGGAATTCCGCCTCATGCGTGGAATGATCTCTTTTTTGCCCAAGTTGTCAAACCATGGGGTACCTTTATTAATGCGGACGATGGTACGATGAAAAAAACTACTTTGGATGTAG encodes:
- the LOC123923550 gene encoding cyclin-dependent kinase B1-1-like, whose product is MGDPCYKAPELLLGFTNYIWSMGCIFAEMIKFQPLFIGNDGPKILTEIFCLLGMPTEENWPGVASMCSFIEFEAFDPPIKPKDLAAEFPKLEPDGLDLLSKMLCLCPNSRISAEEADDKISKCTNLSLSNKLNSYPQGLFQSRQDNCIVFRNVNAGGFAKQSWFIKQLKLKVMIAND